A window of Micromonospora eburnea genomic DNA:
CGTCCGTCTCGCGGCGCAACGGTACTTACCCGAGGCGCGAAATCCCCAACCGTCGGCTCAGAGGAAGAGCACGCACATGGCGTACGCGGCCGGCGCGGCGAGCGCGAAGCCGCCCAGCGGCCCCTGCATGTGCCGGGCGATCCACATCGTCGGCGGCTCGCCGGCCATCAGTCGACCCGCCTCGGCGTACCCGACGGCGAGGTCGGTCAGCACCGCGGTGGCCGCGGTGACCAGCCCGACCAGGGCGGCGCTGGTCGGGGTGAAGCCGACCAGGTAGCTGCCGAGCACCGCACTGGTCAGGGTGCCGAGCATGGCGCCCACGACCACGCCGGCGGCGCCGCGGGGCACCTGCGGGGCGAGCCGGGGCCAGGGCGCGATCGCGTCGGTGAGGCGGGCGACGAGCAGCGCGACGGCGGTGGCGGTGAGGCAGACGGTGATCGCCTGGGTGCCCTTCGGGATCCGGCCGAGCACGATCAGGCTGGCGAAGGCGACCACCCCCACCACGATCAGCAGGGTGCTGCCGAGCGAATCGGTCACCCGGACCCGGTCCACCCGGCGGACGAGCTGGCCGAGCACACCGAGCACGAAGCCGGCGGCGGCGGCGTACCCGAGCGGGGCCAGTCCGGCGATCTCGGACTGCACCGCCGCGACGTCGGCGATGGCGGCCGTCCCGGCGCTGATCAGCGCGACCACCAGCAGCGCCGGCGGGCGCATGGCCATCGTCCAGGCGAGCACGAAGAGCAGCTGTACGCCGAAGACGATGAACGCGAACGGCAGCCGGTGCCCCGGGCCGGCGGTCTGCGCGCCGAGCACCAGGCCGACGCCGAGCAGCGCGGCGAAGCCCGCGATGGTCAGTGCCAGCGGCCGGCGTACCGGGACCGGGGGTTCCTCCTCGTCGGGCAGGTCGGCGGGCTCGTCGTCCGTACGCCGCCCCGGGCCACCCTTGCGGAGCCGGCGCGGCCCCTTCCGGTCCTGCCGGTCCCCGCCGTCGTCGGCCGCGCCGCTACGCGGGCCTGGCGGGTAGCCACGGGAGGGGCCGTCCGGCCCCGGACGCGCGTCGTCGGCCCACGGGTCACGGCCGGTCTCGGGCGAGGTCGAGGGAAACACGCCCCGATCGTGCCAGACCGGGCCGGGCTGGCGGAGGCCACGGTTTCGGGGACGTTAAAACCTGAGCCGCGATCGGGGGCAGAAGGGGCAAACAGGAAAGGACCCAAAGGTGAAGGGCGGGCGATCCGTTACGCTCGACCCGTTACCCGCCCCCGCCAGCGACGCCGGGACCACGCAAGCTCTCAGCGTCACCCACCCCAGGCGTGCCGCTGGTCACGCGCGGCCGGAGAGCCGCCCGGGACGGAGGTGATCGTGTGGAGATCCTGCTGCTGGTGACCGCACGCGCAGGTGAACCATCGGCGGTGCTGCCGGCGCTCGACCTGCTGCCGCACTCGGTCCGCACCGCGCCCCGCGACGTCCGCACGTTGGTGTCCGGCCCGACCCCGGACGCCGTCCTGGTGGATGCCCGCGCCGAGCTGAGCGAGGCCCGGGCGACCTGCCGAATGCTGCACGCCACCGGGTTGGGCGTGCCGCTGGTCGCGGTGGTCACGGAGGCCGGCCTGATCGCGCTGAACGCGGACTGGGGCGTGGACGACGTCATCCTGGCATCGGCGGGTCCGGCCGAGGTGGAGGCGCGGCTCCGACTCGCGGTCGGTCGGCGGAGCAGCGCGACGGCCGGCACCGGCGGCTCGGTCCGGGCCGGTGAGCTGACCATCGACCCCGACACCTACGCGGCCAAGCTCAAGGGCCGCCCGCTCGACCTCACGTACAAGGAGTTCGAGCTGCTGAAGTTCCTGGCCCAGCACCCGGGCCGGGTGTTCACCCGGGACCAGTTGCTCCGCGAGGTCTGGGGATACGACTACTTCGGCGGCACCCGCACGGTCGACGTGCACGTCCGGCGGCTGCGCGCCAAGCTCGGTTCGGAGTACGAGTCGATGATCGGCACGGTGCGCCAGGTCGGCTACAAGTTCGTCGTGCCCCCGTCACGTTCATTACCGGAGTCGGAGCCTGCCCCGCTGCCCGTCTGACCGGAAATCTCCGCGTTCCCTCCTTCGGTGGAACTGATCCGATAAGCCCGTTTTATCCCGGTTAGTGAGATCTATTCTCACTGGCGGACTTATCGGACGAAGGAGGCGGCGGTGCGTGCGGTGACCACGGGGGCGACGACGGATCCGTACCGGAATCCGAGCGGGCGGGGATACTGATGCCCGCCACGACACTACGCGCGGCCGGGATCGTGACCCTGGTGGCGGCCGCGCTGCTCGGCTCGGCGTACGCGCTCGGCCGCAGCCTGATACCCGAGGCATCGCCGCGGGCCACCTCGGTCACGGCCGACGACCCGCGCTACGCGGACCAGCCCCCGGAGACGGACCCCACACCGCCACCGACGGCCTCCAGCAGCCCGAGCCCGCAGAGCCGTGCCGAGCAGCGGCAGTTGGTCCGCGAAGGGGACGGGCCGTTCGGCAGCCTGACCACCACCGAATCCTCCCGGGTCGCGTTGACCTTCGACGACGGACCGGACCCGCAGTACACGCCGCAGGTGCTCGCGCTGCTCAAGGAGTACGGCGTCAAGGCCACCTTCTGCCTGGTGGGCGAGAACGTGCAGAGCTACCCGGAGCTGGTCCGGGACATCGTGGCGGACGGGCACACCCTCTGCAACCACTCGTGGGAGCACGACCTGAGCCTGGGCCAGCGGTCGTCGGACGCCATCCGGGCCGACCTGCGCCGCACCAACGAGGCGATCCTGTCGGCGGCGCCGAACGCACGGATCGCGTACTTCCGGCAGCCCGGCGGCAACTGGACCGCCCCGGCCGTGTCAGTCTGCGAGGACCTGGGCATGACCCCGCTGCACTGGGCGGTCGACCCGTCCGACTGGCAGGTGCCCGGCGCGGCGCAGATCACCAGGGTGGTCATGACCGAGACCGGACCCGGCTCGATCGTGCTGATGCACGACGCCGGTGGCGACCGGACGGGCACCGTCGCGGCGTTGCGGAACCTGCTGCCCGAGCTGATGAGCCGGTACCAGTTGGAGGCCCTGCCGACCGGCACCACGTGACGGCCAGCCCGACCGGCACCACGTGACGACCGCCACGGGCCGGTTCACGGGTCCGGGACGAGCGGGGGCGGGCCGGCCCGCTACGGTGACGGAATGAGCAGCACGGAGCCGACCGTCGACCGAGTCGCCCGCGCCGACCGGCTGGCTCCGGTCGAGGTGGCCGAGGTGCTGGCGCTGGCCCGCACCGCCGGGGACGCGGACGGGGCCGACCCGCTCGACGAGCACGTGCTGCTGCGGCTGCGGGACCCGGAGGCGCCGGCCGTGCACCTCACCGCCCGGGCCACCGACAACACCCTCACCGGGTACGCCCACCTCGACACCACCGATCCGGCGGGCGGCATCGGGGTGGAGTTGGTCGTGCATCCGACGTACCGGCGGCGGGGCACCGGGCGGGCCCTGGCCCGGGGGGTGCTGGCCGCGGCGTCCGGCCCGCTGCGCGCCTGGGCGCACGGCGATCACCCGTCCGCCGCCGCGCTCGCCGTGGACCTGGGCTTCGCCCGCGCTCGGGTGCTCTGGCAGCTGCGCCGCCCGCTGACCGCGGCGCTGCCCGAGCCCGTCCTGCCCGACGGCGTGCAACTGCGCGCGTTCCGTCCAGGCGAGGACGACGACGCCTGGCTGGCACTGAACAACGCCGCCTTCGCCGAGCACCCGGAACAGGGCCGGTGGACCCGGGCCGACCTGCGGGTACGCCTGGCCGAGCCGTGGTTCGACCCGGCCGGTTTCCTGCTCGCGGTGGACTCGGCCACCGGACGGCTGCTCGGCTTCCACTGGACCAAGGTCCACGAGCGCCCCGGCTCGGCCCGGATCGGCGAGGTCTACGTGCTCGGCGTGAGTCCGTCGGCGCACCGGGGCGGGCTCGGCCGGGCGCTCACCACCGCCGGGCTGGCCCACCTGCGGGACCGGCGGGGGCTGGACCGGGTGATGCTCTATGTCGACGAGTCCAACACCCGTGCGGTCGCCCTCTACGAAGGGCTCGGCTTCGCTCGCTGGTCCGCCCACGTCAACTACCAGCTCGGCTGACGGACGAGCGACACCCGGCGCCGCGTACCGGCGAGCGGTCGGCGTCCCGTAACGGCTGAGCGGCCAGCGCGTACGTACCGGTGAGCGGTCGGCGGCGCATCACGGTGGCGTCACGGCCAGGTTCCGGCGCGGTCACGGCCAGCCCGACATGAGCGGATAAAGGGGACACCTCCCCGCCAGTTTACGTAATGGACAATCCGCCCTCAGCAGACCGTCGCCTGGCGGAGCGTGCCTGTTCACCCCCTGTTCACTTCCCACGGGCGAGCCGGCTACCTGGCACTTCTAGCTTTCGTACCAGCCGGTCAGCGCCGGCACCCGGGCCAACCCGGGCGACCTGACCAAAGATGTGAAGGGAAACCCCTCAGGTGAAGCTCCAGCGGCACGGTGCCATTGCCTGCCTCGCTCTTTCCGCGGTGCTCGGTCTCAGCGCCTGCGGCTCGGACAACAACGAGCCCTCCACGGACGCCTCGGCCTCCGGGTCGGCCGCCGCCGCCGACTGCGGCAAGGGCACGCTGAACGCGCAGGGCTCCTCCGCCCAGAAGAACGCGATGGCCGAGTGGATCAAGGCGTACCAGCAGAAGTGCGCCGGCACGACGATCAACTACGAGCCCACCGGCTCCGGCGCCGGCATCGAGGCCTTCATCGCCGGCACCGCCGACTTCGCCGGTTCCGACTCCGCCCTGAAGGAGGCGGAGCAGCCGAAGGCGGACGCCAAGTGCACCGGCGGGCAGGCCCTCAACCTGCCGATGGTGATCGGCCCGGTGGCCGTCGTCTACAACGTCAGCGGCGTGGACAACCTCCAGCTCACCCCGGCCACCCTGGCGAAGATCTTCGCCGGCAAGGTGACCAAGTGGGACGACCCGGCGATCAAGGCCGACAACCCGGACGCCAAGCTGCCGGCCACCGCGATCCAGGCTGTGCACCGCTCCGACGAGTCGGGCACCACCGACAACTTCACCAAGTACCTCTCCAAGACCGCCGAGGCGGACTGGACCTTCGGCAACGCCAAGGCGTGGAAGGCTCCGGGCGGCGTGGGCGCGGCCAAGTCCGACGGTGTGGCCAGCAAGGTCAAGAGCACCGACGGCACCATCAGCTACGTCGAGTGGTCGTACGCCGAGAACGCCAGCCTGAAGATGGCCAAGGTCAAGAACGGTGCCGGCGAGTGGGCCGAGCTGACCGCCGAGTCGGCCGGCAAGGCGATCGCCGGGGCCAAGATCGAGGGCCAGGGCAACGACCTGAAGATGTCGATCGACTACAACACCACGGAGGCCGGGGCGTACCCGATCGTCCTGGTGACCTACGAGATCGTCTGCAGCAAGGGCATCGCCGCCGAGAAGCTGCCGCTGGTCAAGGGCCTGCTGAGCCACGCCGCCAGCGCCGAGGGCCAGAACTCGCTGACCGAGCTGGGCTACGCGCCGCTGCCCGACCCGGTCCGCACCAAGGTCGAGGCCGCGGTCAAGAGCCTCGCCTGACCCGCTGACCGACACCACCTCCTCAATACGAAGCGAGCGAGCAGATGGGTGATAACCCTCACCGCTCGGCGCACGCCGGCACCGGCGGGACCCGCGTGGCCACGAGCCACGAGGGACCTGCCGGTGCCTCGGCGCGTGTGGCCGAGCGTCCCGGTAACCCTCGTAGGACCGACAAGGCCCTGGGCGGCGGCGGGGCCCTGCCCCGGGCCCGGGCCTTCGGCGCGGAACGGGCGTTCCGTGGCCTGACCCTGGCCGCCGGCACCGCCGTGCTGGTCGTCATCGCGGCGATCGCGATCTTCCTGATCGCCAAGGCGGTTCCGGCACTGCGGGCGAACACCGAGTCGTTCTGGACCTACGAGGGCTGGTTCCCGAACGAGAACCCGCCGAAGTTCGGCATCGGCGCGCTCGCCTTCGGCACCGTGCTCAGCTCCGCGCTGGCGCTGCTCATCGCGGTGCCGGTCGCGCTGGGCATCGCCCTCTATCTCTCGCACTACGCCCCGCGCCGGCTCGGCAACACCCTCGGCTTCCTGATGGACCTGCTGGCCGCCGTGCCCAGCGTGGTCTTCGGTCTCTGGGGTCGCGACTACTTCGCGAAGCCGGTCGCCGACCTGTCGGCCTGGCTGCACAAGTACTTCGGCTGGATCCCGATCTTCGGCGAGGGCCCGTACGGCAGCTCGATCCTGCTGGGCTCGCTGGTGCTGGCGATCATGGTGCTGCCGATCAT
This region includes:
- a CDS encoding winged helix-turn-helix transcriptional regulator, whose amino-acid sequence is MEILLLVTARAGEPSAVLPALDLLPHSVRTAPRDVRTLVSGPTPDAVLVDARAELSEARATCRMLHATGLGVPLVAVVTEAGLIALNADWGVDDVILASAGPAEVEARLRLAVGRRSSATAGTGGSVRAGELTIDPDTYAAKLKGRPLDLTYKEFELLKFLAQHPGRVFTRDQLLREVWGYDYFGGTRTVDVHVRRLRAKLGSEYESMIGTVRQVGYKFVVPPSRSLPESEPAPLPV
- a CDS encoding polysaccharide deacetylase family protein; protein product: MPATTLRAAGIVTLVAAALLGSAYALGRSLIPEASPRATSVTADDPRYADQPPETDPTPPPTASSSPSPQSRAEQRQLVREGDGPFGSLTTTESSRVALTFDDGPDPQYTPQVLALLKEYGVKATFCLVGENVQSYPELVRDIVADGHTLCNHSWEHDLSLGQRSSDAIRADLRRTNEAILSAAPNARIAYFRQPGGNWTAPAVSVCEDLGMTPLHWAVDPSDWQVPGAAQITRVVMTETGPGSIVLMHDAGGDRTGTVAALRNLLPELMSRYQLEALPTGTT
- the mshD gene encoding mycothiol synthase — protein: MSSTEPTVDRVARADRLAPVEVAEVLALARTAGDADGADPLDEHVLLRLRDPEAPAVHLTARATDNTLTGYAHLDTTDPAGGIGVELVVHPTYRRRGTGRALARGVLAAASGPLRAWAHGDHPSAAALAVDLGFARARVLWQLRRPLTAALPEPVLPDGVQLRAFRPGEDDDAWLALNNAAFAEHPEQGRWTRADLRVRLAEPWFDPAGFLLAVDSATGRLLGFHWTKVHERPGSARIGEVYVLGVSPSAHRGGLGRALTTAGLAHLRDRRGLDRVMLYVDESNTRAVALYEGLGFARWSAHVNYQLG
- the pstS gene encoding phosphate ABC transporter substrate-binding protein PstS; translated protein: MKLQRHGAIACLALSAVLGLSACGSDNNEPSTDASASGSAAAADCGKGTLNAQGSSAQKNAMAEWIKAYQQKCAGTTINYEPTGSGAGIEAFIAGTADFAGSDSALKEAEQPKADAKCTGGQALNLPMVIGPVAVVYNVSGVDNLQLTPATLAKIFAGKVTKWDDPAIKADNPDAKLPATAIQAVHRSDESGTTDNFTKYLSKTAEADWTFGNAKAWKAPGGVGAAKSDGVASKVKSTDGTISYVEWSYAENASLKMAKVKNGAGEWAELTAESAGKAIAGAKIEGQGNDLKMSIDYNTTEAGAYPIVLVTYEIVCSKGIAAEKLPLVKGLLSHAASAEGQNSLTELGYAPLPDPVRTKVEAAVKSLA
- the pstC gene encoding phosphate ABC transporter permease subunit PstC; translated protein: MGDNPHRSAHAGTGGTRVATSHEGPAGASARVAERPGNPRRTDKALGGGGALPRARAFGAERAFRGLTLAAGTAVLVVIAAIAIFLIAKAVPALRANTESFWTYEGWFPNENPPKFGIGALAFGTVLSSALALLIAVPVALGIALYLSHYAPRRLGNTLGFLMDLLAAVPSVVFGLWGRDYFAKPVADLSAWLHKYFGWIPIFGEGPYGSSILLGSLVLAIMVLPIITSLSREVFRQTPTANEEAALALGATRWEMIRTAVLPYGRPGVIAAVMLGLGRALGETIALALTLGSTYAISFNVLESGGNSIAANIANRFAEANATGRGALIASGLVLFAITLIVNITARAIIHRRREFTEAAA